In Pseudorca crassidens isolate mPseCra1 chromosome 16, mPseCra1.hap1, whole genome shotgun sequence, one DNA window encodes the following:
- the C16H10orf105 gene encoding uncharacterized protein C10orf105 homolog — MSTEGPSPLAFLTAPATPGRLSVAVDPIPVLIALACIFLLLATCLLFMTLCKPAALEPRRRWACECMPHHPGSPSEPQLRLWKRLGSLRRSLHSFRRGWPAPRRPLPGREDHDDCDCIESTKM, encoded by the coding sequence ATGAGCACAGAGGGCCCCAGCCCCCTCGCCTTCCTCACAGCTCCTGCCACTCCGGGGAGGCTCTCAGTGGCAGTTGACCCCATCCCCGTGCTCATTGCCCTGGCCTGCATCTTCCTCTTGCTGGCCACCTGTCTGCTGTTCATGACCCTCTGCAAGCCCGCTGCGCTGGAGCCGAGGCGCCGCTGGGCCTGCGAGTGCATGCCGCACCACCCGGGGAGCCCCAGTGAGCCCCAGCTCCGGCTCTGGAAGCGCCTGGGCTCGCTGCGCCGCTCCCTGCACAGCTTCCGCCGTGGCTGGCCTGCCCCAAGGCGCCCCCTGCCGGGCAGAGAGGACCACGACGACTGTGACTGCATAGAATCTACAAAGATGTGA